A single region of the Deinococcota bacterium genome encodes:
- the xdhA gene encoding xanthine dehydrogenase small subunit, which translates to MSVDHEFSMTLNGEAVRVAGVSPTSTLLEFLRRRGLSGAKEGCGDGDCGACTVAMLGRGPDGRPGYQAVNACLIMLGSVAGRALITVEGLSPRLGTLHPVQEAMVRTGGSQCGYCTPGFVMSMFVAYYNGGVTDAALEGNLCRCTGYSAIRRAAALLEGPREDDPFLKPLERVPELKPLAYEVNGQHFFRPTTLEGAIKHLRDFPTAKLMAGATDLGLDIARRHRHFPVIVSLEAVSELKGLEEAEDHVELGAGLTLSELMVRFRGRLPALDEMLHLFAGRQIRNRATIGGNLGTASPIGDLAPVFLAHDAEVRLLGAEGERLVPIADFFTGYRQTVLAPGELIASVRLPMTLAPGAVRGLNRSYKVSKRPADDISTVAATFALDLDENDEVVKARLAYGGVAATPARASAVEQALVGKPWSGETVQGVRRLLEASFTPLSDVRGSAGYRRRLVVNLFDKFLLETSPPETNRGR; encoded by the coding sequence ATGAGCGTCGACCACGAGTTCAGCATGACCCTCAACGGTGAGGCCGTGAGGGTCGCGGGCGTCTCCCCCACCTCGACCCTGCTCGAGTTCTTGCGCCGTCGCGGCCTGAGCGGTGCCAAGGAGGGCTGCGGCGACGGCGACTGCGGCGCCTGCACGGTGGCTATGCTCGGCCGGGGGCCGGACGGGCGGCCAGGCTACCAGGCCGTGAACGCCTGCCTGATCATGCTCGGCTCGGTCGCCGGGCGAGCACTCATCACCGTCGAGGGCCTCTCGCCCCGGCTCGGTACGCTGCACCCAGTCCAGGAGGCGATGGTGAGGACGGGCGGCTCGCAGTGCGGCTACTGCACGCCGGGCTTTGTCATGAGCATGTTCGTAGCCTACTATAACGGCGGCGTGACGGACGCCGCGCTCGAGGGCAACCTCTGCCGCTGCACGGGCTACTCGGCGATCCGCCGGGCGGCGGCCCTCCTGGAAGGGCCGCGGGAGGACGACCCCTTTCTAAAACCTTTAGAGCGCGTTCCCGAACTGAAGCCCCTCGCCTACGAGGTAAACGGCCAGCACTTCTTCAGGCCGACGACGCTCGAGGGGGCCATAAAGCACCTGCGCGACTTCCCGACGGCCAAGCTCATGGCCGGGGCGACCGATCTGGGCCTGGATATTGCTCGGCGTCACCGGCACTTCCCGGTGATCGTCTCGCTCGAGGCCGTTTCCGAACTCAAGGGGCTCGAGGAGGCCGAGGATCATGTCGAGCTGGGCGCGGGGCTGACCCTGAGCGAGCTGATGGTCCGCTTCCGGGGCAGACTGCCCGCCCTGGACGAGATGCTTCACCTCTTCGCCGGGCGGCAGATTCGCAACCGCGCGACCATCGGCGGCAACCTGGGCACGGCCTCGCCGATCGGCGACCTCGCGCCGGTCTTTTTAGCGCATGACGCCGAGGTTCGTCTGCTGGGAGCGGAGGGTGAGCGGCTGGTGCCCATCGCGGACTTCTTTACAGGCTACAGGCAGACCGTGCTCGCGCCCGGCGAGCTCATCGCCAGCGTGCGCCTTCCCATGACGCTCGCTCCCGGCGCGGTGCGCGGGCTCAACCGGAGCTACAAGGTCTCGAAGCGTCCCGCCGACGACATCAGCACCGTGGCCGCGACCTTTGCGCTCGACTTGGACGAGAACGACGAGGTCGTAAAGGCGCGCCTGGCCTACGGCGGCGTCGCCGCCACCCCGGCGCGCGCCTCGGCAGTAGAGCAGGCGCTCGTCGGCAAGCCCTGGAGTGGGGAGACGGTTCAGGGGGTCAGGCGCCTCCTCGAGGCCAGCTTCACCCCCCTCAGCGACGTGCGCGGCAGCGCCGGCTACCGGCGGCGGCTCGTCGTCAACCTCTTCGACAAGTTCCTCCTTGAGACGAGCCCCCCCGAAACGAACCGGGGGAGGTGA